Below is a genomic region from Sphaeramia orbicularis chromosome 6, fSphaOr1.1, whole genome shotgun sequence.
tggacttataaacctgtagaagtggacttataaacctgtagaaatggacttataaacctgtagaagtgGACTTATGAACCTGTAGAAATGGACTTATGAACCTGTagaagtggacttataaacctgtagaaatGGACTTATGAACCTGTAGAAATGGACTTATGAACCTGTagaagtggacttataaacctgtagaagtgGACTTATGAACCTGTAGAAATGGACTTATGAACCTGTagaagtggacttataaacctgtagaaatGGACTTAtgaacctgtagggggagtggtctgtgtaggttgTTTTCCCCATATGTTAACGACCCGAAGTATCGGGTACATAGAAATGTGATTCTAAGTTTCAAGGTCATTGAGAAAGGGGAAGTCGCTGTCCAAGTCGTTCAGGGGAGGGACTTGATCGCtgtcaggtgagtccaggtgtaaCAGTTTGCTCGGTGAGAattgcttggggggggggggggctgtttaaAATGGTGTAAGTTTTTGATAAGCAGTCTcccagaccaccacctctgttcagggaTGGATTTCCCACTTGTATAAAGATGGCTTCTTTGACTCCTCTCTCAATGCCCTTCTCTTCTCTGGCCAATTTTCGGACATTGCTGTCATCAAAGGAAGGTCCTGTTTCTTCCAAGTGAAGACCAACTGCAGTCTTAGCCTCTATTCTGTGTCCGCAAACTTGTTGTCTACAGACTCCGTAGTTGTGATAAGATTAACCCCTTACAGCAGTCTGTGGGGTTACAGCAAAGTTAAGTCTTCTGACTAATTCTGACAGATTTCTGACCCACTGCTTCTGACAGTCTATCTGAGCTGTGTTGTTTGTTATGGCTGAAGCTCTCTGTTTCGTAATGGCAGAAATGTATGTACCTGTCTGTCCTTACTCTTGGTATGTTTGGCAAGTTGTGTCCTTTCAGTAAATCTGGAAAGTTCTGAGAGGATTTCCTTGGGCAGGAGGTTGGTTAATTTAGTTAGTATTTCTTCTGTCCTGTTTGTCAGTCCACACTGATGGTGAAGTTGATCTgactttttttcattaatttgtgCAGCCTTGCTGTTGGgacttattttctgttttctacaTCTCAGATTGAAACATAGATGGTTTCTGAAGTCTGCCAGCTTCCTGGATATCCATTTGGGTTCCTGTCACAGGGGGTCTGTCCCAAatgtctgtgtaagttctcatttgtctGGGTCATCATTCATCCTTGGTAGTTTTCGATGTTCAGCcggactggttttgttcttgaaaatatTACGTCTCTCATCCGCTTCATTTTGCTGGTGAGGGACAGCAGATTTACAAACCTGAACACGTCTGTTCAGGGAAGGTTTTTCCACTTCTACAAAGATGGCTTCTTTGGCTCCTCTCTCAAACCCTTTCTCTTGTCTGGTCAATATTCTGACATTGTGGTTTTCAAGGGAGTGTCGTTTTTCTTCCAAGTGAAGGTCGACTGTAGAGTCTTGTCATAAGGTGCATGTTCTCCTGTGCTGGGTCACGTGTTCGTGGGGGGAGGGGGCTTGGTTTCCCCAATGTATAGGTCGGTCCATTCGCCACTGCACTGAACAGCATATACCATGTTACTCTGCCTCTCCTTAGGCAGTTTGTCCTTGGGATGAACTAGAACACGTCTCTGTGTATTGGTGGGTTTGATATTGTGTTGGTTGAAAATCCTTTGGAGTTTCTCAGAGACTTCAGCTGTGTAAGGAATGATGATGCCTTCTCCTTTTTCTGGCTCTTCCATCTTTTGTTGCCTCTGGGTTCTTGGTGCCTTGGCTTTGAGGAGGGCCCAGTTAGAGCAGCCACAGCTCTTCAATGCCTCCCTGGCTTCTTGTTCTTCCTTGTTCTTCCTATCGGCCTCTGTAGGGATTTCCTTTGCTCTATGACTGAGGCTTCTGATGACTTCCAATTTGTGTTTCAGTTGGTGGTGAGAATCAAAAAGGAAATACTGGTCCATCAGCCCCCACTCACTGGTTCAGGTGTATGGATGACACCTGACCAAGATAAGGAAAGGAGACCTGGACACCTTGGCCACACACATCAGCTCAGTGGACCATAAGATCAAGTTCACACAGGAACATCTATGATAAGAGCCTGCCTTTCCTGGACTGCAACATTCAACCAAGTGAGAAAGTATTAACCACAGACATTTACAGGAAACCAACCCACATGGACCAATGGATCCTTTTGTATTCACCACCACACATAGTAACACCACTGCCACTATTTCAAACAGCCTCCCTAAGTAATTCTTAACAAGCAATCTGTCAGACCTGGACTCACCTGAGAGCAGTCAAGCATCCCCACGCCCAAAAGACTTGGACAACGATCCACCTTTTCAAAATAACCCTGAAACTCAGACACAAAACCCACAAATGACCACAGACCACTACCCCTACAGGTTTATAATTAGTCTGCTTTCCCCCACCATTAAACTGAACtgatgaagtctcttggatgagagacaaaacctTTTAAATAAATCACCTCCTGCTGAACTTAGAAGCATGCTAAGgatgaacaatgacctgggcaaatgacaaCTTACACATCCAACATGTTGTGGTGTTTGTGAATGTACAGAGGGGCAGGTGTGTTTTTGGTTGAGTAATGACAGCGGCGTCCACTCTATGTTTTGGGGGTTTGGGGTCCTTTGTGTTTCAGTCCTGCTCAGAGCTTCCTCTGTTCCTGTCTGAAGCCTTTACTCCTCCTGACAGATCGTTTGTGTAGCCGGTTACTGTCAGCGCTCCCTGCAggacagaaaatataaaaactggTCAAATACGGGTCACATATCAATAAACAGATCTATTCAAATGTCCCACCAATGGAAAACTGAACCGCATGTTAATTTATTAATACATGTGAGTACAAAGTGATGATGATTCAACCATTCCAACTTCCAATCAAATCAGACACAACAGACAGAATTAACCAACATGAACTTCCACTTGTGGGTCTACACTGACCTTGTGTACATTGAACCTGTGGCTCCTCCCACTGCCCATCCGCCATGCAACGTATGACAGGAAGGTGGCGCTGCATGAAGCCTGTGTCGCACTGATAACGGACTATTGAGTCAACAGGATAATGATCTCTGCTGCCGCCGAGTGGACGGGCATGTTCCACCTCAGGTGGAGATCCGCATGTAACTGATGGGACACggaagaaaatgacaaacaatatGTCAATAAACAATGACCAACAAGTTGATGGTGAAGTTGGAGAAGAACTCTGAACCTGGTTGAGCATAGACCTGAACCTGATCCAGTTCAGACCAGTACCTGGGGCGGCCTTGCAGGTGAAGGGCAGGTGGTAGTTGCAGGGTACGTCATTCCACTGTCCTCCTTCATGCCAGATCATCACCACACAGTCCTCACCAGTCCCAAAGTAGTTATCAGGCTGGTTGGGTCTCCAGTTCATAAAAGTCTGAACAcgtttaaaacacaataaaacacaacagtcATCAGCAGAGAGTTAATGAAACGTAAAGTTCATTAACAGCTACAGAGAGAGAACTGTTGAAGACTTCATCATTTGTCATTAGAATCACAAACTTCAATCTTGTTCAAACTCTCATGACTTCAGTTCAAACAGAAATGTAGATACATGTTCAGGTTTTCTTATCAGCCCTGGTAATCCTAACCTGGACCACCAAAACCAGAGCTGGACTCACCAGAGGACTGCCGTCCGTCCAGCGGAACTCGTTTTGGACATCTTTGTCATTGAGTCCAATCCACTGGTAGTCCTGACCGTTGGCTGAAACACAGAGACCCACAGTGAAAGTCTGCCCAGAATATGAACCTCCTGTTGAAAACATCACGATCAGACGTTCATTCTGTCCATGTCTGTGGTCCCAGGacctctactactactatacATGCTATAGACCACAGCTCCACCTGCTGGACTGTGAACTGCTGCATTCATTCTGGTCTAACTCCTGCTTCACACTGACAGTCTACTGTGCATCCACATGAACAGAAACCTGAAGAATTTTGATGATGAATTTGAAGCCATCCATAGGTGTAATCACTGACCCTGTGCCTGTGtggatcagggctctcaaactccttttctttcaggggccaaattcaacccaatttgatctccagtgggccggaccagtaaaataataacataataagctataaataatgactctgctttagtgcaaaaaaaaccaaacattaaattatgaaaacagttacttttataaactttacaaacctgagaaaactgaaatatcttaagaaaaatcagtgcaattttaacagtattctaccTCCAGTTattatttgtccatgtgcattctggatcagatctacaaagacactaaacactgaggaacaggaagaaaagagttcaaattgggctgaattttctttagacatttcaggttgttcaaatttgttcaggttattcacattttattgttataggatagtttgtaaatgtaaatattttcataatttaatgttatttttttgcactaaaataaagacgaaaattgaagttgtcattatttagtggacataatgtaatattttttcacattaaaccaagaacaaaatatggagtcattaattTTTGAcgattattctgctgttatttgactgtacatcatattggtctgtatatggaacctgaactaaaatgagttccacagctttgacaAATTTATCAAATTTATCCCACGGCTgatttggaacctttggtgggccacatttgcccccgtgacgcatgtttgagacccctagtGTGGATGGTACTCACAGTTGACAAACTGCTGCTCCTCCTGGGAGCCGATGCTGACCAGGTGAGCGTTGAGCTGCTGACAGCGTTGCTCTGCCTCCGACCACGTGTCTCTCTCTTCAAAGTGCAGGTAACAGCTGCCCCTGAACTCCATCCAGCCCTCGGCACACGTCTGTGCTGCTACATACGACATACACACCACATACATGAGTCTAATGCACAGCCCTCTGGTGTTTCCTGTATGCGTAGAAGTTTTCATCTCCTAcatgattaatttttttatttatagatttACCGCAGAAACCTCAGAGAATACCAAACTCTTTTACAGTATTGGTACCACAAAATATCTAAGTGcatttcttgtaaaattatgtcagaaaatgttacttttttcatgcAAGTGACTTTATAATCTCAGTGAATattgctgcgttccagtccacctgtaactggtgtttttccaaccttctaccagtgtaaatgcactggaatgtcagtcaaacctgtgacttcccacccgtgaactagatccatgttctcctcgttctgagttctgacgtcatgtagcaatGGCACCCACCCacggatgtggtgtttatgcagattgtttattaaaacaaggtattgctctgacattatctgcaaatgttctgcataatcagctgctgctctagcattagctagttttcagtccaatgagtgcaagactaaattaataccaaatatgtatccaaatatacaaatgacataaaaggtagaacaacTTCTCTTGCCTTCTGCAtggtttttcctcctctgttttcctcaaacaagcaaagaacaaacacctttggcaatagaaatgactataaatgaacataatgtaTGGTCTAgaatgctggtttgtttacatctatctaTCACAGTTcattgtgctcaggcagtttggtgtgacttgcctggaacgttacaaagtcgtggtttgaagtcgtgacttacgggctcaaaaaccagcCTGGAACGCAGCGTATATTTTGTCACATAAATATGTGAGTTTTCTACTTGTCTACTCGTGTTTTGTCTTCATACATGATCCCACGCCTGTGGCTCCATTAatgtgacatttttatttcacGTTAATGATTTATTAACCCTTAACACATGAAATAATCCTGCACCTGTTGCAACTGCAGGCGGCTCCACCACAGCAGGGGGTGCCAGAGACACAGATGGAGCTGTGGTTGGACTGGTGTAGGTTGTATCCTGGGTCACGGTGTGGAtgtcctgctcctcctctcctgATTGGTCGGTGCTGGCTGTTTGTTCACCGGTGACCCCTGACCCGCTGCCCTCGCCGCTCACCTCCACCACCCCCCGACCCTGCTCCGGCTGACGCTCCTCTGGCCGCACCGTCACCTCCGTCAGGTCCTGGTCTCGGTCTGTGATATAGATCACATCACCACGATGCTGGAACATGTCTCCGGAAACTGAACCGCTTCCAGAGGGAAAACCACTGGGAAAACCGCTGTGGAGTCCTGATCCCAAAGGACGGTACCCAGACACCTCCTGCTCTACAGATGGGTGGACTGTGCGGTCCGTCAAACTGTGGTCCACCAGCAACACCCCAGAAAACCCACCAGAGCCTGATCCAGACTCAGCTCCTGATCCAAATCCAGACACACCGCTGGTCTCGATACTCCCCTGAAAAAGTTCAGACTCAGTTACCTACAGACACTGAAAACTCTTCCGTAGCATGGTACTGACATTTTAGTCCTGTACCTGTCCTAATTcctgctctgtctgtgtttgggtCAGTTTCTCCATTTGTTGGTCCACCAGGAGGATTTCAGTCTCTCCACTGACATCCCCACTGGCAGATCCAGACACACTGAACCCAGACTGGAACCCAGATCCAGATGCACTTCCTTGTTCTCCAGATGAGAAGATGACGGCGCTCCCTCCCTCGGCCTCCTGTGGACCTCCAGAGGCTGACCCCACACCGGAAACCTGGTCATGACGGCCGCTGAAGACCACGTCAAGTCCTGAACCAGAAACGTCACCACTGGGGCCGGAACTGCTCGACTCCCCTGAACCGTCACCACTGGCTGAGGGTTCGgccaaaccagaaccagaaccagaaccggacACATCAACTGGGACTGAAGGTTGGACTGAGGGAAACACTGAaggaaacactgtaaaaaacaaaaacaaaacaaacaacaacgtGTAAAACAGTGGCTGTATCTTTAAAACTCCACGTCTTGAATTCTGGACATGCTCTTTAACTAAAAGCAGACTTTCACAGGTTTTGTATGATACTGATCTAAACTTATATTACAATCAAACAAGGTGCCAAGATTTCCTCTGTTTTGCAGTGAGGATTATGAGGTAGCTGTTGCAGTAACCAATAGGGGGCAGTATTTCAAAGTCTATCCTACTAGAATCAATAAGAATAAATTCTGTTTTGAAAACAGATCAAGGCCCTTAAGAAATATCTGGTGTTTTCAGATCCTTTATAATACTACAGTACACAAATACTGTATTATAAGTACAAGCCCTGAATTCACAGCAGCATAACTGTGTTTTTACTATGAAAAAATATTCTAGTTTGTCAGTGTGGGGTTAGGTTGAGATTACCTGTCGACTACTAGATAAGTACTACATTCAGTGAGTTCAAGTGTCAAATAAAGCACAGTAAGAACATGTCCAtctaaaatgtaatgtaaaatagaaatactttaataaagtaaaattaatttAGCATGGCTATGTTaatttcaattctagttttcgtcatttcgttttcGCTAACAATAACCTTGGATCCCAACATAGAGCCTTGTGGTGACACATACATGATGGCAGCATATTAACACGTATGGTTAACAGACAGAGTTTTCCTCCTGAGATCTAACATTTAATCCAATTCAATGTCAATAAAGTGATTGATGATTGATGCATCATCATTAACAGGTCATTAGTTTTCTTCAGTCTTGAGTTATTTGACTGTGTTTAGTTTCTCACTGGTTGGAGCCATGTGTTCCTGAGTCGGTGCCGTCGCTTTGCCAATGACCTCCTCTTCTATCTCAGTGGTATTTACATGGATCTTGGTGTCGTTGTAGCTcacagttgttgttgttggtggtggtggtgttgttgtttgaactaaaaacagatgaaacacaAAACCTGATCAGAGCAGGAGCTTTTGAGAACATACACGATGTGGGACTTGGTTTAGTTCATTCTTTCAGCCTCTTTCTTAACTCAAACATGTGGTCAAGGTCCTGgccaaaaaataactaaaagaTCCTCTGTGACAagaaacacaaacaagaaaataagtaaagtaagtaagtaagtaaaatattaataaaatagtaACAAAAACATGGGATATCCACTCTGGACATCTCTACCTTTAATTACAAAGTACTGCCGATGTCCGAGTTAAAACCTTAGATTTTACAGTCAAACACTGGAGACTCACCAGTCGAGACAAAGTGATCAGGTACAACAGTTGTCCTGGGATCAACTTCCTGTTTTACTGTCGTCACGGTGACACTGGTGTCATTTTCAACGTGAATGAGTGATGGTGcagctgaaaaataaaacacacaatatttAAGTTACAGCATAATTTACAAAACTTGTAATTTTGACATAAATGGTGCTTATATTACATTGTTAAACTGAATCAAAATGTTTATTAAATGTATACTACAGTTGTACTCTCTCtctgatcaataaaataatttaatcTGTGCAGCAGTGTATTGTCCTGTCTTTGACATATAGTTAATATGCCTCCTTTCATAGCTCTGGAACCGCCCCCGTACCTCTGAAACTGGGATCGTACATCTGAATTGATCATTGTACCTTTGTAACAGTAGGCGTCGTAGCGGGAGTGCTCGTCTGGAAACCCCGTCTGGTTGGGGAAGGCGTAGATGATGTGGACCCCCCACCTGTCCTCCTCCGCACTGGGTTCTGGGTTGTGGTGATGGGGGTAGCGGACACTTCGGTCCAGGAGCCAGCCTGGCCTACATTTATCCAGACCCTGTTTCCAGGCAGCGTACAGCTGACCAGGTGTGGCCAGGGTGGTGTTCAGTTTTTGACAGTGCTGCACGGCTTCGTCGTATGAGAAACTGTCGTAGTCACTGGTGTAGAAAACCTCACCTGGACGGATGCAGAGCAAGTGTTAGGCAGACATAAAAGCAGATGGGAGGGTACATTAGATGGGGGTCTTACCTCTCAAACGGTCCACATAACAGAAGACGTCATAGCGTTCGAAGGCCGGCCTCAGACCGTATGATCTGACTCCAGGAAATTGAAGAAGATTTCCTGCACAGTTACCTCTGGGAGATACGATGGGATACCTGGACGGGGATGGCACAATTTGAAATACTAAACTTCCTGCCGCATctattgccacgtttccactacgtggaaccagctcgactcagttcggctcggctcgactccactctggtaccaggtcctattcctttAGACCGTTCCCATTACagaatactactgactttacagtacctggtcgtcatagcgatgcggcatgattcttccatgtcgtctgcacagagagttgctgataaactcgcttgttgcatgttgtctcatcaaactcatgctgaatttttacgtctgaacctcctggacaaaccatagtgtagttttacagactgtcatcatgtggactgACCTACagctgtatttactgtaaacttccgcatctgtttttataaaatggcgcgtcacagagacgactctctgaccaatcagtggtctgcagtgtttatacgtcacctttagtatctggtccccagtcctggaacctcggcggaggtgataccaaaaaactagtaccgggtaccagattccaggtcctttttttgtaatggaaatgcaaaaaggccgagtcgagccgataccatgtagtggaaaagtGGCATTAGTGTGTTCTACAAGTATTTGTAGGTGGTTTTATAcaaactgtatgtgtgtatgttttaccaggggcaccactaccaattgtgggctccatgaaaggtaaacgttgtggaccctttcataaaattcagcatCTTGTAGATATGTTGGAAGGGGGGGTATGTGGGGGTTGTGGTGcatacataatgtcacttacgcaagcatgaaaacaaaaatgaaacttaacttgctttcaacgtccgactcctgacttctattcctctcttatacaacggatcttacatgaaatattcacaacttctagcctgtatccactggaccccctccactgctctatgggccccacgAATTTGTCATggtcaccccacccccccccccccccccccccattggcgCCATGGGTTTCTATATTTTGTACACAGTGGGTTTTACCTGACAGTCTGGTCTCGTAACCACCCGGCGTCGCACTGGTGCAGTCCTTTCTCGAAGGCGGCCTGAAGCTGTTGAGGGCTGGCGATGATGGCGCCAACGCTCTGACACGCCTCTTGAGCCTCCACAAAGGTCAGAGTGTACCGACCTGTGATTGGTCGATAGTGAAACACCACACCTGAGGACAGAAGAGAGAGGGAAGAAAGAACAGGTATTTTATTCATTAAACTGCCATTATTTACTCAGTTAAAACTTTATTGATATTGATGACTGATCAGTGCTCAGGTCTGCATGGGAGGACTCACGGCAATGCTGACTCTAATGCCGCGTTTTCCACTTCATGGAACCGGCTCGGatcaactctggtaccaggtcctattcctggagaccgttcccattacagatactacagactttacagtaccttgttcgtcatagcgatgtggtatggttacttccatgtcgtctgctcagagttgctgataaactcgcttgttgcgtgttgtctcgtcaagctcatgctgaatttttacatctgacccccctggacaaactatggtgtagttttacagactgtcatcatgtggattaacccaccgctgtatttactgtaaacttccgcatctgtttttgtaaaacggcgggtcacagagacgact
It encodes:
- the LOC115420417 gene encoding LOW QUALITY PROTEIN: aggrecan core protein-like (The sequence of the model RefSeq protein was modified relative to this genomic sequence to represent the inferred CDS: inserted 3 bases in 2 codons; deleted 3 bases in 2 codons) encodes the protein MMSPLFLLCLTLPFISATLSSEKHHDVDGTLRVSIPLESSLRPLLGGKVVVPCYFQDNTVNDPGAPTVAPLSHRIKWTHVVKNKVSTILVASEGKVQVETDYLDRVTLVNYPLVPTDATMELTELRSRDSGTYRCEVMHGIEDNYDSVDIQVQGIVFHYRAISTRYTLTFEKAKAACIQNSASIATPAQLQAAYDDGYHQCDAGWLSDQTVRYPIHEPRERCFGDKXELPGVRTYGVRDANETYDVYCFAEKISGQVFYSTSVEKFSFYEAADQCTKLGARLATTGELYVAWKNGMDVCSAGWLADRVVRYPINIARPQCGGGLLGVRTVYLFPNQTGYPXTTDSRYDAICFQGTKVPSLRGPPRSQTSSTKPTATSQSLPRPHNPLLEERRSDMERWTPCHLCAVPPSVTDSYSGVTAVGPDVHMSPDSLMNKIPVLSSLSLLSSGVVFHYRPITGRYTLTFVEAQEACQSVGAIIASPQQLQAAFEKGLHQCDAGWLRDQTVRYPIVSPRGNCAGNLLQFPGVRSYGLRPAFERYDVFCYVDRLRGEVFYTSDYDSFSYDEAVQHCQKLNTTLATPGQLYAAWKQGLDKCRPGWLLDRSVRYPHHHNPEPSAEEDRWGVHIIYAFPNQTGFPDEHSRYDAYCYKAAPSLIHVENDTSVTVTTVKQEVDPRTTVVPDHFVSTVQTTTPPPPTTTTVSYNDTKIHVNTTEIEEEVIGKATAPTQEHMAPTMFPSVFPSVQPSVPVDVSGSGSGSGLAEPSASGDGSGESSSSGPSGDVSGSGLDVVFSGRHDQVSGVGSASGGPQEAEGGSAVIFSSGEQGSASGSGFQSGFSVSGSASGDVSGETEILLVDQQMEKLTQTQTEQELGQGSIETSGVSGFGSGAESGSGSGGFSGVLLVDHSLTDRTVHPSVEQEVSGYRPLGSGLHSGFPSGFPSGSGSVSGDMFQHRGDVIYITDRDQDLTEVTVRPEERQPEQGRGVVEVSGEGSGSGVTGEQTASTDQSGEEEQDIHTVTQDTTYTSPTTAPSVSLAPPAVVEPPAVATAAQTCAEGWMEFRGSCYLHFEERDTWSEAEQRCQQLNAHLVSIGSQEEQQFVNSNGQDYQWIGLNDKDVQNEFRWTDGSPLTFMNWRPNQPDNYFGTGEDCVVMIWHEGGQWNDVPCNYHLPFTCKAAPVTCGSPPEVEHARPLGGSRDHYPVDSIVRYQCDTGFMQRHLPVIRCMADGQWEEPQVQCTQGSADSNRLHKRSVRRSKGFRQEQRKL